From Paenibacillus graminis:
GCGGATGCGCCCCGTCACCCTTCACATCAATCTTCTCGTACATCGGGAAGGTGACCCCGTAATTGATCTCGCAGAACTCTGCGATGTCTTCACTTTCACCAGGCTCTTGGCCTGCAAACTGATTGCTTGGAAAGCCCAGGACTTCAAAACCGCGGTCCTTGAATTTATCATACACTTCCTGGAGACCCTTATACTGGGGAGTAAAGCCGCATTTGCTGGCTGTATTGACGACGAGCAGCACTTTGCCTTTGTACTTGGATAGGGATTCTTCCTGACCGCGCAGCGTGTTGGCTTCATAATCATAAATACTCATCAATGATACCTCCCGAACATTAATTTATCACAATTTAATTTTACACTATTTATCGTAAGAAGCAAGCTGCAAGAGGATAACAGCATCACATCTCCGTTTCAAACCATGCCTGTTGTTTAAGTAAACAGTATGTGCAGTAAAAATTTGGCTTGAAAAAGGAGAGAATGGACGATGACAGCATTAACAATGAAACCTTTGTACACAGCTTCTGCTACGGTCCGCGGCGGACGTGAAGGATCAGTGGAATCCTCGGACGGTGCACTGAAGCATGATCTCAAAATGCCGAAGGAACTGGGTGGCCCGGGAGGTATGGGAACGAACCCCGAGCAGCTGTTCGCGGCAGGCTATGGTGCCTGTTATGAGAGCGCTCTGGCGAATATCGCCCGTAAAGAGGGCGTGAAGCTCCAGGATGTAGTTGTGACCTCCAACGTGCTGATCGGCAAGGATGAAAGTGACGGAGGCTTCAAGCTGGCGGTAAAGCTGGATGTAAGCCTGCCTGGCATTGAACGCGCAAAAGCAGAGGACCTTGCCCGCAAAGCTCATGAGTTCTGTCCCTACTCCAAGGCGACCCGCGGCAATATTGAGGTTGAGCTGAACGTGCTATGAACCGTGTTTTCTGGAAATAATGTCTAAATAGAGTCGGGAATTTCAGGCCGGGCCATAAATCGCAGGCGGGAGCGTCCGCTTTGGTTGACATCACCCCTAAAATTCTTTAATATGTCTAAGTATCTGTTAATGTCGCGCGTGCAATTAACTACCAAAAATTTAAATAATGGGTGATGAAGATGTCTTACAGACCGAATATTACGAATGTGACCAAAGCCAGCAGCAACGATAAGGAAGGATTGTACGAGTTCATTATCAAGCTTGCTGACGGAACGGAGTGCCGCGCGTTCTACAATCGGTTTCCGGAATGGAAAATGACGAACATCAGCCGCCTGCTTAAGACGCCATGTCCGGTGTGCCGCAAAGACTTCATCTGTAAATGTATGGAAGCCTTCACAGCTGATTTCGAAGGGCAGATGCTTGGGAACGAATGGATCGACAAGGCAATCGCAGAGTAAATTGAACGGACGGTCATGAAGGCGTGGGAGCTTATCCCGCGCTTTTGTTTTTTTTCGGGGAGGATTCTGGATATACTGTGACTATCTAAAGGGGGAGGGCAATAGTGGAAGTACAAAACGAAGCTCTAACAAACAAAGCTGTTGTGCTGATTGATGGGGTCTGCCATCTGTGCCAGGGGCTGGTGCGGTTCATTATCCCCCGTGATCCCCAAGGACGGATTCTGTTTGCCCCTTTACAGAGTGAGATTTCCCGTAAGCTGATGAATGACAGCGGTCTTGTTCCCGGACAGCTCAGCACGGTTGTCCTGCTGGAGAACGGCGTATGTTATACGGAATCGGCTGCAGTGCTGCGGATCGCCCGCAGACTGCGTTTTCCGTGGCCTGCTGCTTATCTGCTTATCGTTATCCCCCGTCCGCTGCGGAACGCCCTGTACAGGTTAGTTGCGAGGAACCGTTACCGCTGGTTCGGCCGGGATGAACAATGTATGGTCCCGACGCCGGAGATCCGGAAGCGGTTTCTGTAGAAGACAATTACAAACGCAGCAGGTGCTCCGATAGAGCTCTGCTGCGTTTTTTTGGGTAACAGAAAAGGTCAAATTGGCCTAGTTCGTCAGCGGTTTCGTGCTAAGGTTGTAGGTTTGTACAAGCTTCCACTTGCCGTCTGCCGATTTCTTGACAGTTGTCACCGTTTCAGTCCGGTTATCGGTGAACTGTGGACCCTTAAGCTTTTTGGTTGTCATAACGGCATAAATCGCAGCTTCATTATCATTGAAATAAATGACTTTGGAAGACTCCAGGCTGGATTGCAAATCATAGGAGTTGAAAAGCTGCTTGTAAGTCTGCTCGCTCAGCTTGTAGGCTGGAGAGGACTCGTCTATGGTAGACAGCACGCCAGT
This genomic window contains:
- a CDS encoding thiol-disulfide oxidoreductase DCC family protein; translation: MEVQNEALTNKAVVLIDGVCHLCQGLVRFIIPRDPQGRILFAPLQSEISRKLMNDSGLVPGQLSTVVLLENGVCYTESAAVLRIARRLRFPWPAAYLLIVIPRPLRNALYRLVARNRYRWFGRDEQCMVPTPEIRKRFL
- a CDS encoding organic hydroperoxide resistance protein, translating into MKPLYTASATVRGGREGSVESSDGALKHDLKMPKELGGPGGMGTNPEQLFAAGYGACYESALANIARKEGVKLQDVVVTSNVLIGKDESDGGFKLAVKLDVSLPGIERAKAEDLARKAHEFCPYSKATRGNIEVELNVL
- a CDS encoding glutathione peroxidase, translating into MSIYDYEANTLRGQEESLSKYKGKVLLVVNTASKCGFTPQYKGLQEVYDKFKDRGFEVLGFPSNQFAGQEPGESEDIAEFCEINYGVTFPMYEKIDVKGDGAHPLFKYLSKEAPGVLGSKSVKWNFTKFLVDQEGHVLKRFAPQTTPDQIEADIAKLLEK